The window ttttcctgtcacacgccagctcttttgtcctctaatgcagtcatggactcttctggttctataaatctgtcttcaaccaagtcaggagatgttgctgccccatttacctccccctcccacctatctgtctctagaagtcaggtgaagaggcagctggagagactgaacagaaacaaggctgcaggtccagatggtgtcagccccagagtactgaaggcctgtgcagagcagctctgtgggattctgcagcacctcttcaacttcagcctggcccaggtgaaggttccagtcctgtggaagacatcctgccttgttccagttccaaagaaaactcgcccatcagtcaatgacgactacagaccggttgctctGACATcctacatcatgaaggtcctggagagactcctgttggtccacctgaataagcaaactaggacatatcaggacccgctgcagtttgcttatcgccatggagttggagttgaagatgccatcatccagctgcttcaaccaatccactgtcatctggacaaagcaggcagcattgTGAGGGTcacgttctttgatttctccagtgcatttaacacaatccagcctgatgtactttgccagaaactccagaagacacaggtggggggcctcaactatcgcctggattaaagactacctgacaaacagaccacagtttgtgaggctgaagaactgcacatcaaaccaggcgatcagtaacattggggcaccacaggggactgtactctcaccattccttttcaccctgtacacctcagacttccagtacaaatcagagacctgtcatctacagaaatactcagatgactctgcagttgtcgggtgtatcagagatggacaggaagctgagtacagagagctggtggagcgctttgtggcatggtgtggaaacaatcatctgaccttgaatgtgaacaaaacaaaggagatgattttagacttcagaagaaacagggcggagtcaaacactgtttccgtcatgggagaagaagtggaggtggttgaggaatacaaataccttggagttcacctggacaacaaacTGGACTGGAGATAGAACAGcaaagccatttacaagaagggacaaggCAGACTgcgcttcttgaggatgcttaggtccttcaacgtctgtagcaagatgctgcagatcttctacaagtctgttgttgagagtgtaatctcttgagCCAtcttctgttggggtagtagcatcagaagcagggacctgaaaaggctcaacagcctaataagaaaggctggttctgttctggggacgactgtggaaccactggatgagataatgcaaagaagtattctccagagaatcaagaaaattatggacaaccctgagcattctcttcacaagactgtccgacaacggaagagtgtcttcagtcagaggcttcttcagtttggctgcaacactgaccgctattgGAGATCTTTCcccccaacagccattgtaatatataaCAACTCTTTGACAACTTGATCACTATTATCATTATTCTGAGCTacgacagcaatcaatttccctctgggattaaaaaagtatttttgaaatgaattgaatttaaAGCAATGACATCTGTAAAATAATATTtcacataaaataacattttactcttatGAATTAACATAAAACTATTTTCATGAGAAAGGGGAGTATGAATGGACATTATAAAATAGTGACTGATTAATTGGCATTTAGAGAAAATAAAACTTAAAGCCCATGTACCTGtgcacaaacaaaacaaatattgCTTTCACTCCTCATATCTCACCGTAATTGAATAGTTTAACATGATACAATTTATTAATTATTCAGTTCTATTCTGTTTTACCTGAGATATGcgaataaattaaaataatttttgaaGAGTTCAGTTCAGTTCTGAGAGCCGCCTGTAAGTGTCAGTAATTTGCTCATGCCTTATGAAATAAATCCAGAAGAAAATCACGTGATTCCACTGATTGCGTTGGCAAGGCAACAGTCACAACCTTATTTTGGTGCTAAGGTGGGATATGGGACATCTAAATTTTATCTGTGAAAATATTTAACGAAAACCTTAACATCGTGAGTTAGCAGATGCTAAATGtagtttttgataactctgatagGAACGTCAGTTTAGACCGGTTTAGACGTGCCGACGTAAATAGCTAATCTTATGTGTTGCTAACATGCTAAACCAGATTAGTGTGTTTGACCTGCCGTGCTTCGTAGACTACACATTCAATCAGTTTGTTTCTGTGGTTAAGGTTAACATAATTGCGTCATATTGTGAATCAGTAAGTACTCAATAGGACATTTACTGTCACAGGTATTTAAGAGAAAGGAGAAAAACTAGTGCTAGTTTGGGTATTTAGCTAGCTTGTCTTTGAATTACGAGTAGACTTTTACTATGACAAGCTTTGATTGTATGAAAGCAATATCAATTTAATAAGAGCGTAATCATGAGGAAGTGCAACACTTATTAAGTGGAAAATGTCAGTTTCCAGTAATTGTAGCTACAGCAAATAACCAGTTTTGAGTGATGAGCATGCTGCCCAAATTGGAACACCAGCCTCTTTATTTGAATCTGCAATTTTGGGAATTGTTTTTATAGTAAAATACGTATGCTTACCTTTCAGCACACACCCAGGAAGCACAATGCCTGAGGTCAAGTCGATATTGAGAGAAGTTCTGCCTAAACAAGGTCGGTATTGCAGCAGTAGTCACAAAAGACTGTTATTGTAGCTCAGATATGCACAATGGTAAAATAACCTTCTGCTTTTATCTAGTGTGCGTTTTTCTGCCCATCGCCACTGCTGCAAGCAAACAGTTCTGCCACTTGGATCAATAATAGCTGCAGAATATTTCTATCTAAATTGTTCATATCCAAGCAGAGGGAGATTAGTATTACCTGACCAGCAATGCCATTTTGAACATTAGCAAATGCTTGTAGATTGAGGATTAACAGCAAATGCATTTTGTGGTTGTACAGctctttctgcatttttcttttccCAGAAGTGTAGGGAGATCTTTCTTTGAACGTGGTGTGGAAAATGGCACAAATCAAGCTGAGATGCATTATCTTTTCATCTGAGCCAGCATTCTGAAAATTATTGTTTGTTTTGACGACACTCACAGGGCAGCTTTCCATGGAAGACGTTCCTACCATGGTTCTGTGTAAGCCAAAGTTGCTCCCCCTCAAATCAGTCACCCTTGAGAAACTGGAGAAGATGCAGATGGAGGCTCAAGAGGCTGTCAAACGACAGGAAATGGCTTTGAAGGAGCAAGTGCATGGTTGAAAGATTTTATGCTAAGGAAAATAAGGAATTAGGAAGCGGAGTTGGTCAAGTAATGGACAACGGGTCATGTGACGTTACGTAGGTTTGAGAGTAGATCTAATAAAGTTCTGCTAGTAAGTACACTTCAAATTAAGCTTTTCTGTAGTCAGAACACAATCCACAGTTGTAAATATTAATGTTACTGATCCAATCTTTAATATGATCTTCTGCATGGTTGTCAAGTTATTGTGTCTCCCAATTCTGTATTATTGCATTCAGCAAAGTTTCTGGTGAAGTCCTGTGAAAGGGAGATGGATCATTGTGTGTAGAATAAATGCACAACTTGTTTTTGTTTACCATGCTGCAAAATTGACATTCATGACTCTGAATATTTAGTTATGTAATCAACAAGGAGCCATTCTgctgtatccccccccccccacccccaccccacaaaTAAACACTCTTCACACAATTttgttgtgtgatgtcatcattgtTTTGAAATGACTTTTGTAATTTAGCCTTTGAAAAAGACAAAAGTCCTAAGAGCTTTTTGGAAGCAGCTAGTTAAGGAGGTAGGACTGCAGCAAACCAACATTCTCCCTTTATTTGTTTACTCCACATTTTCATAAAACAACACAAATTTGTTTTTTCAGTATAAACAACACTTTTGAAAAATCAAAAACAACAAATTAAGGAGTGGCAGTAATACCAGAAAATAAAATACTGTACAAAACAAATGCGGAATGACTGTCACTGGGAGGTGTGGCACTTTCAGGGATAGCTTATGAAAATGTTTATACAGGAACACCTTGAAGAAAGTGATCTACTTTGGATCAAATGAAAAGTGCAGTTCTTTTAACCTCACCTCTATTCCAGAGTCATACTGTTAGAAGGGAGACAATTCTACTATGCgatttaaaaaacaaagaaaaaagcaaATAATCATTCCATCCTCTTCTCTTCAGGGATTCTGGTGCACAGGAAGGACACCTCAGTACCGATCAAATTTCACAACACCGACATCTCCCTCGCTGACGAATCTCTTCCGGCTCCTGTTTAAAACAACACAACAAACACTTATAAATATAAGTAAATATGTATCTGCATAAGTGTGTCCAAGAGAATCGGCACACTTACCAGCGAGGACACTGATCTCGTAACTTCACACCAATAATTCCCAAACTGAAGCTCTTCTCCACAAATTGCTCCAGGAGGAAGTATGCACGCGGGACATCAATGTTTATTTCAGCAATATCCATGTAAACTCTCTCAAAGCCCTAAGAGAAACAAAACAGAAAGGTAACTAAACGGCCAGTCTGTGAAACCACAAGCAGTAAACCGATTCGGCCAGCAGGTGGCGCCTCACCCTTTTCATTTGGTCCACAGTGATGATGGATGATGCTGAGAATAAACTGAGAAGCTTCAGAACCTTTTTGAAAGTTTTCTCGCCTTTAGACTCCAACACCATCACGATTGCCTGGAGGAACAGTGATGCATTCATGTACAGTACTGTGCAAAAGTTTGAGGTGGGTGCGACAAAATGCTGTAAACTGTGCTGCCGTTTTACATCATTGCACACAATTTTCCTTTACACAAAACAGGTCATTTAAGTGTACAAGAAGTGATCACTTTCTGCATTAAGAAATGTTCCTAATAGGCCTACAAAAACACAAGCTTTTACCTCATAGACAAACTCGTGGTGGAAATGGGGAACCTCCAGATCCCGAAGGCAACGCTCAGCTTCCTTACTGTCTCCAGACAGGATGTACTCGTTCAGCAGCAGGTTCATCTGACACAGAAAATCAGAATTGTTAACTCTGCAAAAAACTTCAATAACACTGAAAGTTTTTTAAACTTTTGTATATAAATTCTACATATCTTCACTAAAACGGCATTTGCATGAAAATGCATTGAAACGTTAAGTTGTTTTAAACCCTCGATTTAAAATAAAGGTTAAAAACCTTTTTATTAAAAACAACTCAGCGAGTCTCTCAGGACGTAGTGTTCATATGAAGACAAATGCATACGAATGTTTACCTGAAATGTTTGGTTCACAACTGAACACAAAGAAAACATGTTACCTACCTCTCTAATAAGCTGGATGACAGGTCTCTGGCCTCCCCCTGTTCCCCAGTGGTTGTCTATCCGAAGCCCCCCCAAACTCATCTTCAGCAGCACAGCAGCTCGATCTAACGCCGCCCTGAGgattaaacaaaaatataaattttgTGAAATTACACATAATTTAAGGAGTGAGCACAGTACTTCAAAATTCATTATTGAATTGTTCTATTTACTAAAAGACATGTTTGATTTGTGAATTATATTTTGAGTAGGGGAGGGACTTGATAAAAAAAACGTCTCTAATTAATCAGAGGCTTTGGAATGAATTactcttgattaatcacatttcaaGACAATTTGCACCTAAGcaattatttttattaaaaataatgtcAGTGAGGCAGATGACATCCTCACATTTTGATGAGTATATTTCCGTACCCTCAAGGTCTGTTTGATTACTTTGGACTCATTAACCATTGTGGGATTTGTTTGGGATGAGTACATTTTAGTGTGTGTAATTGATTaagtgtaaatggacatggagcattgtaaatgttgtgtactgaactgaacactaggtggcagaagAGCACTGCTAATATACAGAGGTGTAGTCTAGAGTGCAATGccaattgtagttttctggtgctatactttccagatctgctcggggGCCTGCGCCTAAATAAAATAagcttagcagttttgt is drawn from Nothobranchius furzeri strain GRZ-AD chromosome 4, NfurGRZ-RIMD1, whole genome shotgun sequence and contains these coding sequences:
- the LOC107390750 gene encoding retrovirus-related Pol polyprotein from type-1 retrotransposable element R1 produces the protein MTGCVTDCINFCVDKIIPARTVRCFANNKPWITSELKNLLTEKKRAFKEGESGLLRSIQKQPKIKIRDSKEAYRKKLENKLQRNNIRDVWSGMKKITGFKQRKDCTDGSLDTANELNKFFNRFSSGTNPASSSPVPSQSDIPSSSDPTFSCHTPALLSSNAVMDSSGSINLSSTKSGDVAAPFTSPSHLSVSRSQVKRQLERLNRNKAAGPDGVSPRVLKACAEQLCGILQHLFNFSLAQVKVPVLWKTSCLVPVPKKTRPSVNDDYRPVALTSYIMKVLERLLLVHLNKQTRTYQDPLQFAYRHGVGVEDAIIQLLQPIHCHLDKAGSIVRVTFFDFSSAFNTIQPDVLCQKLQKTQVGGLNYRLD